One segment of Drosophila ananassae strain 14024-0371.13 chromosome 3R, ASM1763931v2, whole genome shotgun sequence DNA contains the following:
- the LOC6497838 gene encoding pseudouridine-metabolizing bifunctional protein C1861.05 yields the protein MLFRRRCLFTALRLARRNLTTDRKNHGHIVLHPEVQQALHERQPLVALESTIITHGMPMPENVTTALAVEEVVRSQGAIPATIAIMDGIIKVGLTKEELCLLAQTPRERVIKCSRRDLPFVVSRKMGGGTTVAATMIIAHQVGIELFATGGIGGVHREGHVSLDISADLTELGRTPVAVVCSGVKSILDIPRTLEYLETQGVCVTSLGSPGGVFPDFYTRDSGCKVPYDLADPQEAAALLRSWKEVNLQSGVLIGVPLPEEFAADKDKIEEAIKEATADAKAKGISGKEVTPFLLSAISEITKGSSLKANIALIKNNAKVAAEIAVAYRNGCGKAPGGRANSTKPLVVGAGKAPGGKENTKPLVVGASILDLSFKVQDQNRDMTLDGSTYSAIAKQAAGGVGRNIAEGIYKLHGDVNFISAVGNDHMGECLLKMMPQALQRGILVQDNQATSLCSLMFDKFGDCKIILGNMEIHQTITPETLQPYHEFFCDAPIIVMDSNISEQAMTSILQQAEEHKTPVFFEPTDMSIAGKPFKLAPELTKNIRLIKPNIHELKTIAEVITGETIKGKLDSKLSREQLLQQAKSLIKMIDRHFNCIIATLGNHGVLLSYRQDANSDAHLLLDVESSGSPHCTRFYAAPKVKNIVNVSGAGDSFCAGFISTLLHGRDLDHCVAAGFVAAERALHSESAVPSNYFPDLEAFESRYTQAAENLKQYSI from the coding sequence atGCTTTTCCGGAGGCGCTGCCTTTTTACCGCCCTGCGACTGGCGCGGAGGAATCTCACCACAGACAGGAAGAACCATGGGCACATTGTGCTCCATCCTGAGGTCCAACAGGCGCTGCACGAGCGGCAGCCTTTGGTGGCCCTGGAATCGACGATCATCACTCACGGAATGCCCATGCCGGAGAACGTGACCACAGCCCTGGCCGTGGAGGAGGTGGTTCGAAGCCAGGGAGCCATACCTGCTACTATTGCGATCATGGATGGCATAATTAAAGTGGGTCTGACGAAGGAGGAACTCTGCCTGCTCGCCCAGACGCCGCGGGAACGGGTCATCAAGTGCTCTCGAAGGGATCTGCCATTCGTCGTATCCAGAAAAATGGGCGGCGGTACCACTGTCGCGGCCACGATGATCATTGCCCACCAAGTTGGTATCGAATTGTTTGCCACAGGAGGCATCGGCGGGGTTCACCGCGAGGGACATGTTTCTCTGGACATCTCCGCCGACCTGACAGAACTCGGACGCACCCCAGTGGCTGTAGTCTGCAGTGGGGTCAAATCCATCCTGGACATACCTCGCACCTTGGAGTATCTGGAGACCCAGGGAGTGTGTGTGACGTCACTGGGTAGTCCAGGTGGCGTATTCCCCGATTTCTACACACGGGACAGTGGCTGCAAGGTGCCATATGACCTGGCCGATCCTCAGGAGGCAGCGGCCCTGCTCCGCTCTTGGAAGGAAGTGAACCTTCAATCGGGTGTCCTGATTGGAGTGCCTCTGCCGGAAGAGTTTGCGGCGGACAAGGATAAAATTGAGGAAGCCATCAAGGAGGCCACCGCCGACGCAAAAGCTAAGGGTATTTCCGGCAAGGAAGTCACCCCCTTCCTGCTATCTGCCATCTCCGAGATCACAAAGGGGAGCAGCCTCAAGGCCAACATTGCGCTGATTAAAAATAACGCCAAGGTGGCGGCCGAGATTGCAGTTGCCTACCGAAACGGATGTGGAAAAGCACCTGGTGGAAGGGCAAACTCCACTAAACCTCTGGTCGTTGGAGCTGGAAAAGCACCTGGTGGCAAGGAAAACACTAAGCCACTGGTCGTCGGAGCCTCCATTCTCGATCTATCCTTCAAGGTGCAAGACCAGAACCGAGACATGACGTTGGATGGATCCACTTACTCCGCAATAGCGAAACAGGCCGCTGGGGGCGTGGGACGTAACATCGCCGAAGGCATTTACAAGCTACATGGTGACGTGAACTTCATCTCGGCCGTGGGAAACGATCATATGGGCGAGTGCCTTCTTAAGATGATGCCCCAGGCGCTGCAGCGTGGCATCCTCGTGCAGGACAACCAAGCAACTTCGTTGTGCTCCCTTATGTTCGACAAGTTTGGTGACTGCAAGATCATCCTCGGAAACATGGAGATCCACCAAACAATTACGCCCGAAACACTCCAGCCCTACCACGAGTTCTTCTGTGATGCCCCCATAATCGTCATGGACAGCAATATCTCCGAGCAGGCGATGACGAGCATCCTACAGCAGGCGGAGGAACACAAAACTCCCGTGTTCTTCGAGCCCACCGACATGTCTATAGCTGGCAAGCCATTCAAGCTGGCTCCGGAGCTGACAAAGAACATCCGCCTCATCAAGCCCAACATCCACGAACTGAAGACCATTGCAGAGGTCATAACGGGCGAGACCATCAAAGGGAAACTTGATTCCAAGCTGTCGCGAGAGCAACTGCTCCAGCAAGCGAAGTCGTTGATCAAGATGATCGACCGCCACTTCAACTGCATCATTGCCACATTGGGAAACCACGGCGTCCTACTCAGCTACCGGCAGGATGCCAATTCCGATGCCCATCTGCTGTTGGACGTGGAGAGCTCTGGCTCTCCGCACTGCACGCGATTCTATGCTGCTCCCAAGGTCAAAAACATTGTGAATGTCTCGGGAGCTGGCGACAGCTTCTGCGCGGGCTTCATCAGCACTCTGTTGCACGGCCGCGACCTGGACCACTGCGTGGCAGCTGGGTTTGTGGCCGCCGAGCGGGCACTCCACTCCGAGTCGGCAGTGCCCAGCAACTACTTTCCTGATCTTGAAGCCTTCGAGAGCCGCTACACGCAGGCTGCTGAGAATCTGAAGCAATATAGCATTTAG
- the LOC6497697 gene encoding uncharacterized protein LOC6497697 isoform X2, producing MDPPNSATMELGQYAYDLKYFTFNDLQVSAEREFLVREVARKVVGHAINQIGTPKTSALLEAQKETVVDCIVKSCSDKIKCLRDLDSKNLVMQALLFLEEKQYEDMEDIIQEEMEFHSRIHETRSLYNLSKLPKFISQMSTSGQDIKKMSCDLPPSS from the exons ATGGACCCACCAAACAGTGCTACCATGGAACTAGGCCAGTATGCATACGACCTGAAGTATTTTACCTTCAATGATCTGCAAGTTTCAGCAGAAA GGGAGTTCCTGGTGCGGGAAGTGGCCAGGAAAGTCGTGGGACACGCCATTAACCAAATCGGGACACCGAAAACCTCTGCCTTGTTAGAAGCTCAGAAAGAAACGGTGGTGGACTGCATTGTGAAGTCCTGCAGTGACAAAATCAAATGCCTAAGGGATCTGGACAGCAAG AACTTGGTTATGCAAGCCCTACTTTTTCTGGAGGAGAAACAGTACGAGGATATGGAGGATATTATTCAGGAAGAAATGGAATTCCATAGCCGCATCCATGAGACTCGCAGCCTCTACAATTTGTCCAAGCTACCAAAGTTCATCTCTCAGATGTCCACATCAGGACAAGATATTAAGAAAATGTCATGCGACTTGCCCCCTTCGAGTTAG
- the LOC6497697 gene encoding uncharacterized protein LOC6497697 isoform X1, translating to MDPPNSATMELGQYAYDLKYFTFNDLQVSAEREFLVREVARKVVGHAINQIGTPKTSALLEAQKETVVDCIVKSCSDKIKCLRDLDSKVFRIPSHVLQFQDIRLSHQYTSEDEEQRLEALEALKARYRENLVMQALLFLEEKQYEDMEDIIQEEMEFHSRIHETRSLYNLSKLPKFISQMSTSGQDIKKMSCDLPPSS from the exons ATGGACCCACCAAACAGTGCTACCATGGAACTAGGCCAGTATGCATACGACCTGAAGTATTTTACCTTCAATGATCTGCAAGTTTCAGCAGAAA GGGAGTTCCTGGTGCGGGAAGTGGCCAGGAAAGTCGTGGGACACGCCATTAACCAAATCGGGACACCGAAAACCTCTGCCTTGTTAGAAGCTCAGAAAGAAACGGTGGTGGACTGCATTGTGAAGTCCTGCAGTGACAAAATCAAATGCCTAAGGGATCTGGACAGCAAGGTATTCCGCATTCCATCGCATGTGCTACAGTTCCAGGACATTCGCCTGTCTCATCAGTACACCAGCGAGGACGAGGAGCAGCGTCTGGAAGCCTTGGAAGCGCTCAAAGCGCGTTACAGGGAG AACTTGGTTATGCAAGCCCTACTTTTTCTGGAGGAGAAACAGTACGAGGATATGGAGGATATTATTCAGGAAGAAATGGAATTCCATAGCCGCATCCATGAGACTCGCAGCCTCTACAATTTGTCCAAGCTACCAAAGTTCATCTCTCAGATGTCCACATCAGGACAAGATATTAAGAAAATGTCATGCGACTTGCCCCCTTCGAGTTAG
- the LOC6497698 gene encoding proteoglycan 4, with product MNVEKLKRLQAQVRIGGKGTPRRKKKVMHQTAATDDKKLQSSLKKLSVSTIPGIEEVNIIKDDLTVIHFNNPKAQASLSANTFAVTGHGENRKVVEMLPDILPQLGQETVVQLRMYANSMNNQKAASRPEGSAAPAEEDDDVPLLVGDFDEVAKVEAAAKQEPPQKPSTEGKPQQQAPKKDNRKKADEKQQPQPVEVTKTNEKPKEKQDKQDKQDNKKAQAKGGKKGENQGNKEKQTKNKDQSKAQSTPAEKSVNTNSQPSAEPFAQKPEPIPPKVTETPKPTAQKEGQPRQKGQNTDQKTEAKAVQQQPEPSKAPEPSAAVQIIEAKPIEPKVESKPAEKKSEQPKSNTQKGDTEISKKVVTPPILEDKAANKPLQQQQELKPQASAEAVSPSPTQTLAQIVASEPSGPSASAAQPQVPKSVEEKKEVPLPIATPAALPDSADSQPKTPLQKPKLESPPKTAPESQSPPTQPAEKSKQVPSSAQEQAKQATSPTTESVKAPAPASGPVSGPPSKESSKPDAEAKKKSPPSPAKKESPPPAKKESPPPAKKDSPPPAKKESPPPAKKDSTPPVKKESPPPPAKIESPLPAKKESPPPAKKESPPPAKKGTPPAEVAQVAPQVSAAPSPPTAETASPAAPSTPPPSPTSVPVSTAAGTPPSPVTEAPSPPLPTPVTPPGQKQGPAASKKQDAPQKPQQKQPAPRSGAQQGQQGPPKQQPGGNKQQQPKQVNPNAKAGAAPKPAPAQAPRPSPPKTSSANQQQQTKGPNKAPAAKQAAPAGGQQKPVTPPSKTSLSPKAPASPKAASPKAGTPPTPTPAAAANPAPDTSGPPACN from the coding sequence ATGAATGTGGAGAAGCTAAAGCGCCTGCAGGCGCAGGTTCGGATCGGGGGCAAGGGCACTCCGCGTCGCAAGAAGAAGGTCATGCACCAGACGGCGGCCACGGACGACAAGAAGCTGCAGAGTTCGTTGAAGAAGCTCTCCGTCAGTACGATTCCGGGCATCGAGGAGGTGAACATTATCAAGGATGATCTCACGGTCATCCACTTCAACAACCCCAAGGCCCAGGCCTCGCTGTCGGCCAACACTTTTGCCGTCACGGGTCATGGTGAGAACCGGAAAGTGGTGGAAATGCTGCCGGATATCCTGCCACAGCTGGGACAGGAAACCGTTGTCCAACTACGAATGTATGCCAACTCCATGAACAACCAAAAGGCCGCTTCCCGACCGGAGGGATCTGCTGCTCCTGCCGAAGAGGACGATGACGTTCCGCTCCTAGTCGGAGACTTTGACGAGGTGGCCAAAGTGGAGGCAGCCGCTAAGCAGGAGCCTCCACAGAAGCCATCGACGGAAGGAAAGCCACAGCAGCAGGCTCCCAAGAAGGATAACCGCAAAAAGGCAGACGAAAAGCAGCAGCCGCAACCAGTCGAAGTAACCAAGACCAATGAGAAGCCTAAGGAGAAGCAGGATAAACAGGACAAACAGGACAACAAAAAGGCGCAGGCGAAGGGTGGAAAAAAAGGCGAAAACCAAGGAAATAAGGAGAAGCAAACCAAAAACAAGGACCAGTCTAAGGCACAGTCTACTCCCGCAGAGAAATCTGTAAATACCAACTCGCAGCCTTCGGCAGAGCCCTTCGCACAGAAACCAGAACCTATTCCACCGAAGGTAACAGAAACTCCTAAACCTACTGCCCAAAAGGAAGGCCAACCAAGACAGAAAGGACAGAATACTGATCAGAAGACAGAGGCAAAAGCCGTTCAACAACAACCGGAACCCTCTAAAGCGCCCGAGCCAAGTGCTGCTGTCCAAATTATTGAAGCGAAACCCATCGAGCCAAAGGTCGAATCCAAACCGGCTGAAAAGAAGTCTGAACAACCGAAGTCCAATACGCAGAAAGGGGATACGGAAATCTCTAAAAAGGTAGTTACTCCACCGATCCTGGAAGATAAGGCTGCCAACAAGCCCCTTCAACAACAGCAGGAACTGAAGCCTCAAGCTTCCGCCGAGGCTGTGTCACCTTCTCCAACTCAAACTCTCGCCCAGATTGTGGCATCGGAGCCATCTGGACCTTCAGCGTCTGCTGCTCAGCCCCAAGTGCCTAAAAGTGTAGAAGAGAAAAAGGAGGTTCCCCTACCAATCGCTACTCCGGCTGCTCTTCCCGACTCTGCAGATTCTCAACCAAAAACACCATTGCAAAAGCCCAAACTAGAATCACCTCCGAAAACAGCGCCTGAGAGCCAAAGTCCACCCACTCAGCCGGCAGAGAAATCAAAACAAGTGCCATCATCGGCCCAGGAGCAGGCCAAACAAGCCACATCGCCCACTACAGAGAGTGTTAAGGCTCCTGCGCCTGCTTCGGGTCCTGTTTCTGGTCCTCCCTCAAAAGAATCATCGAAGCCTGATGCAGAAGCCAAAAAGAAGTCGCCGCCGTCTCCAGCTAAGAAAGAGTCACCACCTCCTGCTAAGAAAGAGTCGCCTCCTCCTGCTAAGAAAGactctcctcctcctgctaagAAGGAATCTCCCCCTCCTGCTAAGAAAGACTCGACTCCCCCTGTGAAGAAAGAatcacctcctcctcctgcgaAGATAGAATCACCTCTTCCAGCAAAGAAAGAGTCGCCACCTCCAGCTAAGAAAGAGTCGCCTCCTCCTGCTAAGAAAGGAACCCCTCCCGCTGAGGTGGCACAAGTTGCGCCACAAGTTTCAGCTGCCCCTTCACCACCAACAGCAGAGACGGCTTCGCCAGCAGCCCCCTCGACGCCACCGCCTTCTCCCACATCCGTACCCGTGTCAACAGCTGCTGGGACACCTCCTTCGCCCGTAACGGAGGCTCCATCCCCGCCGTTGCCTACTCCAGTGACTCCTCCTGGACAAAAGCAGGGCCCTGCAGCCTCAAAAAAACAGGATGCCCCGCAGAAACCACAACAAAAACAGCCGGCCCCTCGGTCTGGAGCTCAGCAAGGTCAGCAGGGCCCGCCGAAGCAGCAACCAGGTGGAAACAAACAGCAGCAGCCCAAGCAGGTAAACCCAAATGCTAAGGCGGGTGCTGCCCCAAAGCCGGCACCGGCTCAGGCCCCACGCCCTTCGCCTCCAAAGACATCTTCAGCAAATCAGCAACAACAGACCAAAGGACCCAACAAGGCACCAGCAGCAAAGCAGGCTGCGCCAGCTGGTGGGCAGCAGAAGCCAGTGACACCTCCTTCGAAGACATCGCTCTCGCCGAAAGCGCCAGCCTCTCCAAAAGCAGCTTCCCCGAAAGCTGGGACTCCTCCAACTCCTACTCCCGCTGCTGCAGCCAACCCGGCTCCGGACACTTCCGGCCCTCCAGCCTGCAATTGA
- the LOC6497837 gene encoding translocator protein, with product MAEPRPCGGDLLRIAGAMILPNLGGLYNGSLTRKHLQNWYAHLKFPSFKPPNWVFAPVWTTLYAGMGYGSYLVWRDGGGFSGDAQLPLLAYGTQLALNWAWSPIFFGQHNIKGGLIDIVALTATAGACGVLFYQVNKVAGLIFVPYLAWLSFATALNYSIWKLNPESEAARIEEVQDEKPSSSQKAK from the exons ATGGCCGAGCCCCGTCCGTGTGGTGGAGACTTACTCCGAATCGCAGGCGCCATGATCCTGCCCAACCTGGGTGGCCTCTACAATGGCAGCCTCACCCGAAAGCACCTTCAGAACTGGTATGCCCACCTGAAGTTCCCTTCCTTCAAGCCCCCCAACTGGGTGTTTGCCCCGGTGTGGACAACGCTGTACGCCGGAATGGGTTACGGCTCGTACTTGGTGTGGCGGGACGGTGGTGGATTCTCGGGCGATGCTCAGCTGCCGCTCCTGGCCTACGGCACCCAGTTGGCGCTCAATTGGGCGTGGTCTCCGATCTTCTTCGGGCAGCACAATATCAAAGGC GGACTCATCGACATTGTGGCCCTGACGGCCACAGCCGGCGCTTGCGGAGTGCTTTTCTACCAGGTGAACAAGGTCGCCGGCTTGATCTTTGTACCCTACCTCGCCTGGCTGAGCTTCGCCACCGCCCTGAACTACTCCATCTGGAAACTGAACCCGGAGAGTGAGGCGGCCAGGATCGAGGAGGTGCAGGATGAGAagccctccagcagccagaagGCCAAGTAG